Proteins encoded within one genomic window of Trichoderma asperellum chromosome 2, complete sequence:
- a CDS encoding uncharacterized protein (EggNog:ENOG41), with protein sequence MAYNFLNDPMTPSKDPISLDGPPPDNLVPSGFVESRIRQLNIMSSKDRPKLQNSLHVANVREGEEVCSPACQGTRLEVTASPPVGHSYPGLRINDSHSDDNGVAWEATSISAHMYNVKPNLRASRSTNSMGLQSPTRGPSRFQGSRRSNRAGDSNLD encoded by the coding sequence ATGGCTTATAACTTCTTGAATGATCCCATGACTCCCTCCAAGGATCCGATATCGTTAGACGGACCGCCGCCGGACAATCTTGTGCCCTCTGGATTTGTCGAGTCTCGAATACGGCAACTCAATATCATGTCAAGCAAAGACCGCCCCAAGCTTCAGAATTCGCTCCATGTCGCGAACGTGCGTGAAGGCGAAGAGGTTTGCAGCCCGGCTTGCCAGGGTACACGGCTTGAGGTCACTGCTTCACCTCCAGTTGGACATTCGTATCCGGGCTTGAGAATTAATGACAGTCACAGCGATGACAACGGAGTTGCTTGGGAAGCGACATCGATAAGTGCTCATATGTACAATGTAAAGCCAAATTTGAGAGCATCAAGATCAACCAATTCTATGGGCTTACAGAGCCCAACTCGGGGTCCTAGCAGATTCCAGGGCTCGCGCAGGTCAAACCGAGCCGGCGATTCAAATTTGGACTAG
- a CDS encoding uncharacterized protein (EggNog:ENOG41) encodes MVDRPSLSKEEATYESSSKNSFKSIYRPNEAEMDVVLSTSLSSNYKTAEPFLSQPPEYEALSEGRADVVVSPSQGLCTNDQWTDNTLRTSPRQRAHDLADDVTTNTQRAPHSLHSIDEDIFWTKAQGPSTFQRIIMSENGDENTSMLSLEKAEIENLDLANSGASPLGKAVSKTTVASQCTPLSRENSSPAEHQYESKHEPTKDTEANEQQELLQNTRSSPTRKATDLISKTPGAGEGGGAGETIGFQDSLRKAAVANSTKSPKQNIESSDASTWRQQLRKVGDTLLSRSNSLKKTHSPSTLGSQLHSPQSPAVFLHNERISASSSRRHEVETKERAFGAHKQMGSIDDNMENVVEEIAEIAETEPKITLTAPDEDPEMPISHHICEWRSRYLGLSTAFDKLKSELDIALQHQSNPDNVEQGLGTASRHDQYNDYGIEGLTIIVHRRYKEDLVLNTDLREEELGDIGE; translated from the exons ATGGTTGATCGACCTAGCTTgagcaaagaagaggcgACATACGAGAGTAGCTCAAAAAACTCCTTCAAATCCATATATAGGCCAAACGAAGCTGAAATGGATGTCGTTTTGTCCACTTCACTCTCATCTAATTATAAGACTGCAGAGCCTTTCTTGTCTCAGCCACCGGAGTATGAGGCTTTGTCTGAGGGTAGAGCAG ACGTAGTTGTATCACCCTCGCAAGGACTTTGTACTAATGACCAATGGACTGACAATACCTTGCGAACTTCACCTCGCCAAAGAGCACATGATCTTGCCGACGATGTCACTACAAATACTCAGAGGGCGCCTCATAGCTTACACAGCATTGACGAAGATATTTTCTGGACGAAGGCACAAGGTCCAAGCACGTTTCAGCGAATTATTATGTCTGAGAATGGTGACGAAAACACTTCAATGTTGAGTTTGGAAAAGGCTGAGATTGAGAATTTGGATTTAGCAAATTCAGGGGCCTCTCCACTAGGCAAGGCTGTTTCAAAGACAACCGTGGCCTCGCAGTGTACACCACTATCTCGAGAAAATAGCAGTCCAGCAGAGCATCAGTATGAGTCCAAGCATGAGCCGACAAAGGATACTGAGGCAAACGAGCAACAGGAGTTACTACAGAACACTAGAAGCTCGCCCACCAGAAAAGCAACCGATTTAATCTCAAAAACGCcaggagcaggagaaggaggaggagctggagaaacGATTGGATTTCAAGATTCGCTGAGGAAGGCCGCCGTCGCCAATTCAACAAAGAGTCCCAAACAAAACATTGAATCTTCTGACGCCTCAACGTGGAGACAACAATTGAGAAAAGTCGGAGATACATTACTGTCGAGGAGCAACTCCCTCAAAAAGACACATTCGCCATCAACTCTCGGATCTCAGTTACACTCTCCCCAATCTCCAGCTGTATTTCTTCATAACGAAAGAATATCCGCCAGCTCATCAAGACGACATGAAGTAGAGACCAAAGAGCGAGCATTTGGGGCACACAAGCAGATGGGATCTATAGACGACAACATGGAAAATGTTGTGGAAGAAATTGCTGAAATTGCTGAAACAGAGCCAAAGATAACTCTTACAGCCCCTGATGAGGATCCTGAGATGCCTATCAGTCACCACATCTGTGAATGGCGCTCACGGTATTTGGGGCTAAGTACTGCATTTGATAAACTGAAAAGCGAGTTAGATATCGCGCTACAACACCAATCAAATCCAGATAACGTTGAACAAGGGCTGGGGACGGCTTCGCGTCATGATCAATACAATGACTACGGCATCGAGGGTCTAACTATTATCGTGCACAGAAGATACAAAGAGGATTTAGTTCTCAATACAGAtttgagagaagaagagttgGGCGATATTGGAGAGTAA